In a single window of the Prochlorococcus marinus str. AS9601 genome:
- a CDS encoding GumC family protein — MSDILLKESEFEKDEFDIRRLYEIIFRNKKAIASITGISVLVSGIIALNLKKIWQGEFQIVLSDTNVNNSQSLARSILIDNSLIGDSLNIGSNRELKTELEVLKSPSILMPTYNYVLDNKNKNWKYAEKWRFKEWRENSFKFELMKGTSALNIKFRDKDKNIILPALKQISASYQKYSGRDREREITNGLNYLVDEIKKFKKKSVNSSTKAREFALKHDLLFISPNLISDKGNYSNLTKSDVELERITASNQIRRIDSLLSQLDKIYNENELNVLFLSKNYISNYGSESELKGVPQEIDLINNKLAVLRTNYKEKNRNIQNLINKRSTLLKSLKEQFKSYLITKKFELNSEIDANTREDGIILKFKELSAESIRDENTLSNLEKLRLQFELEKNKIKDPWELITRPTLLEVPVGPNKKLLIMAGAIGGGILGIIYSIFLEKKKNLIYNIEDINRILKIPFLDNYVINSNIVLENSLQYLSKILTDNIEAKSITIISSKSVSELELKLFIDELKKLTGKVSINYTFNIFDAQKVGLKVFVCKLGEETFNDIKDLNKKLEILKIDMIGWINFINET, encoded by the coding sequence TTGAGTGATATCCTTTTAAAAGAAAGTGAATTTGAAAAAGATGAATTTGATATTAGAAGACTATATGAAATTATTTTTAGAAATAAAAAAGCTATTGCTTCTATAACCGGAATTAGTGTTTTAGTGAGTGGAATTATTGCATTAAATCTGAAAAAAATTTGGCAGGGAGAATTTCAAATAGTTTTATCAGATACAAACGTTAATAATAGTCAAAGTCTAGCGAGATCTATTTTGATTGATAACTCTCTAATTGGGGATTCTTTAAATATAGGAAGTAATAGAGAGTTAAAGACAGAGTTAGAGGTCTTAAAAAGTCCCTCCATATTGATGCCTACTTATAATTATGTGTTAGATAATAAAAATAAAAATTGGAAATATGCAGAAAAATGGAGATTTAAAGAGTGGAGAGAAAATAGTTTTAAATTTGAACTAATGAAAGGTACATCAGCTTTAAATATAAAATTTCGAGATAAAGATAAAAATATTATCTTACCTGCTTTAAAACAAATTTCCGCATCATATCAAAAGTATTCTGGGAGAGACAGAGAAAGAGAAATCACAAATGGTTTAAATTATCTAGTAGATGAGATAAAAAAATTTAAAAAAAAATCAGTTAATTCAAGTACAAAAGCAAGAGAATTTGCATTAAAACATGATCTATTATTCATATCCCCAAATCTAATTAGTGATAAAGGAAACTATTCTAATTTAACAAAATCTGACGTGGAATTAGAAAGAATAACAGCTTCAAATCAAATAAGAAGAATAGATAGTCTCTTATCGCAACTTGATAAGATATACAACGAAAATGAACTTAATGTTTTATTTTTGAGTAAAAACTACATTTCTAACTATGGTTCTGAATCTGAACTTAAAGGAGTTCCACAAGAAATTGATCTTATTAACAATAAATTGGCCGTTCTAAGAACAAACTATAAAGAAAAAAATAGAAATATCCAAAATCTAATAAATAAAAGGTCAACCCTATTAAAAAGCCTTAAAGAACAATTCAAGAGTTACTTAATAACTAAAAAATTTGAACTTAATTCTGAGATAGATGCTAATACTAGAGAAGATGGAATAATTTTAAAATTTAAAGAATTATCTGCAGAATCAATAAGAGATGAAAATACATTAAGTAATTTAGAAAAATTGAGATTACAGTTTGAATTAGAGAAAAATAAAATTAAAGATCCTTGGGAGCTTATTACTAGACCTACTCTTTTGGAAGTTCCTGTAGGTCCTAATAAAAAATTATTAATAATGGCTGGAGCAATAGGGGGGGGTATATTAGGAATTATTTACTCCATATTTTTAGAAAAAAAGAAAAATCTAATTTATAATATTGAAGATATTAACAGAATATTAAAAATTCCTTTCTTAGATAATTACGTTATAAATTCAAATATAGTATTAGAAAATTCTCTACAATATCTCTCTAAGATCCTTACAGATAATATTGAAGCAAAATCAATTACTATAATTTCCTCAAAAAGTGTCTCTGAATTGGAATTAAAACTATTTATTGATGAGCTTAAAAAACTTACTGGTAAAGTATCAATAAACTATACATTTAATATTTTTGATGCCCAAAAAGTAGGATTAAAAGTTTTTGTATGTAAACTTGGAGAAGAAACATTTAATGATATAAAAGACTTAAACAAAAAACTTGAGATACTTAAGATAGATATGATTGGATGGATCAATTTCATTAACGAAACTTGA